One genomic segment of Drosophila melanogaster chromosome 3L includes these proteins:
- the Gr66a gene encoding gustatory receptor 66a, producing MAQAEDAVQPLLQQFQQLFFISKIAGILPQDLEKFRSRNLLEKSRNGMIYMLSTLILYVVLYNILIYSFGEEDRSLKASQSTLTFVIGLFLTYIGLIMMVSDQLTALRNQGRIGELYERIRLVDERLYKEGCVMDNSTIGRRIRIMLIMTVIFELSILVSTYVKLVDYSQWMSLLWIVSAIPTFINTLDKIWFAVSLYALKERFEAINATLEELVDTHEKHKLWLRGNQEVPPPLDSSQPPQYDSNLEYLYKELGGMDIGSIGKSSVSGSGKNKVAPVAHSMNSFGEAIDAASRKPPPPPLATNMVHESELGNAAKVEEKLNNLCQVHDEICEIGKALNELWSYPILSLMAYGFLIFTAQLYFLYCATQYQSIPSLFRSAKNPFITVIVLSYTSGKCVYLIYLSWKTSQASKRTGISLHKCGVVADDNLLYEIVNHLSLKLLNHSVDFSACGFFTLDMETLYGVSGGITSYLIILIQFNLAAQQAKEAIQTFNSLNDTAGLVGAATDMDNISSTLRDFVTTTMTPAV from the exons ATGGCGCAGGCGGAGGACGCAGTGCAACCACTATTGCAGCAGTTCCAGCAACTGTTCTTCATATCCAAGATAGCTGGAATTCTGCCACAGGATCTCGAGAAGTTTCGATCTAGGAATCTGCTGGAGAAATCCCGTAATGGCATGATTTACATGCTGAGTACTTTAATACTCTACGTTGTGCTCtataatattttgatatattccTTTGGAGAGGAGGACCGCAGCCTAAAGGCCTCGCAGA GCACCTTGACTTTCGTGATTGGCTTGTTCCTGACCTATATCGGTCTGATTATGATGGTCTCCGACCAGTTGACCGCGTTACGAAACCAGGGTAGAATTGGAGAGCTTTACGAGCGCATCCGTCTGGTGGATGAGCGCCTTTACAAAGAGGGGTGTGTTATGGACAACAGTACAATTGGACGGCGCATACGAATTATGCTGATCATGACGGTCATCTTTGAGTTGTCCATTTTGGTGAGCACCTATGTCAAGCTGGTGGACTATAGTCAATGGATGTCCTTGTTATGGATAGTGTCCGCCATTCCCACGTTCATCAACACGCTAGACAAGATCTGGTTCGCTGTTTCGTTATATGCGTTGAAAGAACGCTTCGAGGCCATAAACGCCACCCTAGAGGAACTGGTGGACACGCACGAGAAGCATAAGCTGTGGCTGCGAGGCAATCAAGAGGTTCCGCCTCCTCTGGACAGCTCCCAGCCGCCTCAGTATGACAGCAACCTGGAGTATCTGTACAAGGAACTAGGAGGTATGGACATAGGTTCCATTGGCAAGAGTTCAGTGTCTGGTTCGGGGAAAAACAAAGTAGCACCAGTGGCCCACTCCATGAACTCCTTTGGTGAAGCAATTGATGCGGCCAGCAGGAAGCCTCCACCGCCTCCCCTGGCCACTAACATGGTCCATGAAAGCGAGCTGGGAAATGCCGCTAAGGTAGAGGAGAAACTAAACAACCTGTGCCAGGTGCACGACGAGATCTGTGAAATCGGAAAAGCTTTGAACGAGCTGTGGAGCTATCCCATTCTATCTCTAATGGCCTATGGTTTTCTGATTTTCACTGCTCAACTTTATTTCCTCTACTGCGCTACACAGTACCAATCGATACCATCGCTTTTCCGTTCCGCCAAGAATCCCTTCATCACTGTTATAGTTCTAAGTTATACGTCTGGAAAATGCGTGTACCTCATCTACCTGAGTTGGAAAACGTCGCAGGCCTCCAAGCGCACAGGAATCAGTCTGCACAAATGTGGCGTGGTGGCCGATGATAATCTTCTCTACGAAATTGTTAACCACCTATCGCTAAAATTGCTCAACCACTCGGTGGACTTTTCGGCTTGCGGCTTCTTTACCCTGGACATGGAAACATTGTATGGTGTGAGTGGCGGGATCACTAGCTACCTGATCATCCTGATTCAGTTCAATTTGGCCGCCCAGCAGGCCAAAGAGGCTATACAGACGTTCAACTCGCTTAATGACACCGCCGGCTTGGTTGGTGCCGCCACCGATATGGATAATATTAGCTCCACGCTGCGTGATTTCGTCACCACGACCATGACACCGGCGGTCTAA